GAACGACCTTCGTCAGGTCCACGTCCTCGGAACGCAGCAGCCGCACGGCCGTGCGCCCCGAACCGTTGTGCGGATGGGTGTGCACCGTGATCGGGGCACCCGTGCGGCGGTGCGCCGCCGCCACCGCACGCATGACCCGCTCCACGCCCGGAGTCAGTCCGGGGCTGTCGATCGCGCACTTGAGGAACGCGGCCTTGACCCCGGTGTCGGCGATCCCCTCGGTGAGCTCGGTGACGAAGAGTTCGGTCATCGGCTCGGCGACGTCGAACATGAGCCCGGGCCCGCGGAACCGGAACTGCAGCGGGACGTCGTCGTAGGTGTAAACCCCGGTGGCGGGAATGATGTTGAGATCGACCCGCTCGTTGACCTCCCGCAGCCGGGGCAGGTAACGCCCGAGCCCGATCACGGTCGGATCGACTATCGTCTCGATCCCCGCCGCACGCAGCGCCCTCAGCTTGGTCACCGCGTCCTCGACGCGATGTCGCTCGTCCCACGGGGTGAGTGAGTTGCGGCGCAGTTCCTCCCCGACCACGAAGACGTGCTCGTGCATCAGAACCCGTCCCAGGTTCTCGGGACTCACCGGGCCACGCAGGGTCGAGACCACCACGGCCACCTTTCGTTCGAGGAGTCGACGGGCTTTCGCACCGGGCCGCTGCGGCCCGCGCGGTTCTCCGCTCGAGGTCGGATCGGCTCGTCGCGGACGCGCCCGCTCGCAGGGCCCGCCCGAGCCCAACCGCGAGGGGCCTGCCACGAACAGCGACGCCCCGCGGGGAAACACGGCCACTCCGCTCGTGCCCGGTGCCCGCTCGCGACGAGTCCGAACGGGCACCGCGCGCCAGGAGTTCTCGGCGTGTTCTCGATTCTTCCACCGCACGAGCCGGAAATCACCGCGGAATCCGGTTGCCGGGCGAGTGCCTCAGCCGGATTCTCCACTCGCACCGGAGGTCCCGGAAAGCACACCGTCCGCGGTGTCGCCGACCGGATCCGGAGCATTCTCGAGAGCACGCTGCCTCGGAACGTCCACCTGCTCCACTTCTTCCGGGTCCTCCCGTTCCGCGCTCGGTTCCGACCACACGTAGGCGTCGGCGTGCTGGGATTCCGTCCCAGTCACCGAGGCCGCCAGGAAGGGCTCGGCCTCCTCGAGCAGACGCTGCCCGGTCCGAACCTGTTCGGCGAGTCCGCGCCGCAGCCTGCGCATCGCCTCGACCTGTTCGTTCGCCCTCCGAGTGCGGCGTTCGGCCTCCGCCGCGGCCTCGTTGATGCGCCGTTCCGCCTCCGCCCTGCTCGCGCGGTCGCGCTCGGCCATCTCCCGCATCGCCTCCTCCCGGCGCGCGGCCATCGCGACCTCGAAGTCGTGCTCGATCTCGTTGCGACGCTGCTCGGCCTCGCGGTCCTGCTTGCGCCGGTGCTGCTCGGCCTCGGCCGCCATCCGCTCGATCTCGCGACTGGTCTGCTCGAGCGCTTCCTGACGCTGCTCCTGCGCCTGCCTCCTCCAGTCGTCGGCCTCGGCGACGAGCCGCTCGTACCGGTTCCTGAGCTCGGAAGCGGCCTGCTCCGAACGGGACCACTCGTGCTCGGCGGTCGCCCGCGCGGAAGCGATGATCTCGGCGGCCTCATCGTTGGCGAGCTGCACCATCCGACGTAACCGGTCGGACAGCGCGGACTCGTCGATCGGTGTGCGGCAGACGTCGTCCAGTTGCCTGCGCAGCGACTCGATTTCCTCACGAGCCTGTTCGAGCTGTGCGTTGAGTTCGGACACCTGACTGAGCGCGGAATCCCGGTCCTCGGTGAGCATCCGGACTTCGCTCTCGGTCTGCTGGATGTAGAACTGCACCTGTGATCGCCGAAATCCACGCCACACGACGTCGAAATCGGACTTGAGCGGCACGAGTTCACGGTTCTCGTTGTGGCCCACGGTCTCACCCCATCCCTG
The sequence above is a segment of the Actinopolyspora saharensis genome. Coding sequences within it:
- a CDS encoding cellulose-binding protein, whose product is MGHNENRELVPLKSDFDVVWRGFRRSQVQFYIQQTESEVRMLTEDRDSALSQVSELNAQLEQAREEIESLRRQLDDVCRTPIDESALSDRLRRMVQLANDEAAEIIASARATAEHEWSRSEQAASELRNRYERLVAEADDWRRQAQEQRQEALEQTSREIERMAAEAEQHRRKQDREAEQRRNEIEHDFEVAMAARREEAMREMAERDRASRAEAERRINEAAAEAERRTRRANEQVEAMRRLRRGLAEQVRTGQRLLEEAEPFLAASVTGTESQHADAYVWSEPSAEREDPEEVEQVDVPRQRALENAPDPVGDTADGVLSGTSGASGESG
- a CDS encoding phosphotriesterase family protein gives rise to the protein MVSTLRGPVSPENLGRVLMHEHVFVVGEELRRNSLTPWDERHRVEDAVTKLRALRAAGIETIVDPTVIGLGRYLPRLREVNERVDLNIIPATGVYTYDDVPLQFRFRGPGLMFDVAEPMTELFVTELTEGIADTGVKAAFLKCAIDSPGLTPGVERVMRAVAAAHRRTGAPITVHTHPHNGSGRTAVRLLRSEDVDLTKVVLGHSGDTTDLDYLTELADAGCLLGMDRFGLDAVLDFEQRVDTVVRLVQRGYATSVVLSHDTSCFIDWFDEGELQRAAPNWHYLHISREVLPALRARGVTEEQIHTMLVDNPRKYFAEAP